From Bradyrhizobium sp. 4:
AGCCGAAGGTGTTCTCACCAGAGGGAGGCGATGCGTGCGGCAAGCGCGACGGTCGCAAGCAGCAGGGCCAGGCAGACCCAGTAAGCCGGCGAGCCGGTCTGCGCGGCCTCCGCCACGTTTGCCGCGACCGCGGCATCGGTTCTGTACTTGCTTAACGCCACTGGAACTCGCCGTCTGAAAAACAAAGGCCCCGGAGGCCCGGGGCTTTTGCCGTCGTTCGTCGATCGCTTACTTCAGCGAGCTGCTGATCGAGGTGAACTTGGCGTTCAGCGTGGTGCCGAGATTGTTGACGACGGTGATGATGGCCAGCGCGATGCCGGCGGCGATCAGGCCGTATTCGATGGCGGTGGCGCCGGATTCATCTTTCGCGAAACGCGCAATCAGGTTCTTCATGAACAAAACTCCATCTGGGGTGGGATCGCCTCGTTCGGCGTTGTGCTTGACGCAATGACCATGAGATCCGAGCTCTTTCGGGAGAGTTAATTCGATCGGGCAAACCCGCCTGCCGCTGGCCAGAGTGAATTTCGCCTTAAGGCAGCCAGCTGCAATCGCTCCAGTTCCGGATGTGCAGCAAGCGCAGTTCCGGCTTCACCGTCCCTTAAATTTGAGGGAGTACGCGTAGGCGGGACCAGCAATTCGCAAGAGAGGCGACAATGTCGAGCCTGCCCATGGAAATCGCCCTGATGCTCGGCGAGACCATCGCGAAGGTGATCCCCACGACTTTCGCGCTCGCGGTGGTCTTCACCGTGCTCGAGCACGTCTGGGCCTGCAATCCCGGCGTGCCCTGGTGGCGCAAGCGGGAGATCGTCACGGACATCTGCTACTGGTTTGTCGTTCCGGTGTTCGCACGCGTCATGCGGATCAGCCTTCTGATCGTCGGTGCGAGCTTCGTCTTCAACATCCATGATGCCGACGAACTCATCGCCTTCTACGACAATGGCCACGGCCCGCTGTCGCTATTGCCGCTCTGGGTCCAGGCCGTGCTGTTCCTGGTCCTGTCCGATTTCATGCTGTACTGGCTGCACCGGCTGTTCCACGGCGGCGGGTTCTGGAAGTACCACGCGATCCATCACTCCTCGGAGGAGATCAGCTGGATTTCCGCGGCCCGCTTCCATCCCGTCAATCTCGTGCTCGGTACGATCGCGGTCGACGTCGTGCTGCTGATGGCCGGCATTTCGCCGAACGCCATGGTCTGGCTCGCCCCGTTCACGACCTTCCATTCGGCCTTCGTGCACGCCAACCTCAACTGGACCTTCGGGCCGTTCAAATATGTGCTGGCGACGCCGGTGTTCCATCGCTGGCACCACACCTCGCTCGCAGAGGGCGGCGACACCAATTTTGCCGGCACGTTCCCGATCTGGGATGTGCTGTTCGGCACTTTCCGCATGCCCGCGGGGCAATTGCCGCAGGATTACGGCAAGGATGAAGCCACCATGCCGAAGGAGATCGGAGGGCAGCTTGCCTATCCGTTCCGCCGCTAGGTTCTCGAGGGCCGCGAAATGCCAGTCCGTTCAAACAATAGTCGGCGAATTTGCGGAACGTTCACGAATTGAGGGCAGGTTAGCCAGGTCGGGCACCGGCTCGGCTGTTATCTGATTGCTTCTGCCGGTTTGTGACGTCCCGGGGGTAAGAGTATGCGTAAACAACTGCTGCGCCGTCATGCGCGCGTCTGTCTTCTGGTTGCGGCCGCGGTGCTGGCATCGCCGGCTGCTGGCCTTGCCGAGCCGACCGCAGATGCCATAGCCGTGAATGTCGACCAGGCCAAGCTGGTGCGGTTGCCTGGCAAGGTGGCGACCATCGTGGTCGGCAATCCCATGATCGCCGACGTCACGCTCCAGCCTGGTGGCATGATCGTCGTGACCGGCAAGGGCTATGGCGCCACCAATTTCATCGCGCTCGACAGAGGCGGCGAGATCCTGGTCGATCGCCAGATCCAGGTCGAAGGTCCGAGCGATCGGCTCGTCACCGTCTATCGCGGGATCGAGCGCGAGTCCTACAGCTGCATGCCGGTTTGCCAGCGTCGCGTGACGCTCGGCGACAGCGACACCTATTTCAACAACACGATGAGTCAGGCCGGTTCGTTGAGCAGCACGGCCAGCGGCAATGCTGGTGCGGGCGCCAAGACGAACTGAGTAAGACCAACTAAGTAAGACCAACCAGCGAGTTTGATTGGCGGGTTTGCCGGGGCAAGGATCGCCCCGGGCCGATGCGGGCGCATGAGTTTCTCTCTCCGTATGCTCGTCTCAATGCTCTCGTCTCCTTGGCCTGGGTCGTTCACGGTTAACGCGCCCCTAATGGCCCGGGTCGCCGGGTGCGGATCGCCTGAAACACTTAAACAATCAGTTTCCGCTATTGAACATGGCAGATGATTGCTTCTGCTGCTGGGGAATTTGATGCCTTCGCCTGCACCTACGAGGTTCACGCTCCTCGCCATGCTGCGCCGGTTTCGCGGCAGTCGCCGCGGCTCCGCAGCCGTCGAGTTCGCGCTGGTCGCACCGATGTTCTTCGCGCTGCTGTTCGCCATCATCGAGACGGCGCTGATGTTCTTGGCGACCCAGGTGCTCGAGAGCGCCAGCCAGAATTCCGCGCGGGTGTTGCTGACGGGGCAGGCGCAATCCGGTTCGGTGGCGGCCTGCGCGGTGTCCGGCGTGAGCACGCCCTGCTCGCAAACGACGTTCAAGGCTTACGTCTGCAGCCAGATCCCAGCGCTCTTTGATTGCACCAAGCTCTACATCGACGTTGTGAGTACAAACTCGTTCGGAGCACTAAGCCTCACCAGCTACGGCAATTCCTGCAGCTTCAACCCGGCCGGCGTGCAGTACAATGCCGGGGCCGCCGGCCAGGTCGTCGTGGTGCGCCTGTTCTATCAGTGGCCGCTCATCGTCACCGGCCTTGGCTTCAACATGGGCTGCAGCAACAAACGGCTGCTGGTCGCGACCGCGGCCTTCAAGAACGAACCTTTTTGAGACAGATGGATTCGAGCAAGCCGATGCAGCCGATTGCGCATATCTGGAGGAATACCGGTCACTTCGTGCGTGACTTCGTCGCCGACAAGCGCGCGCTCGCGGCGACCGAATTCGCGGTCATCGTGCCGCTGATGCTGGTGATGTTCTTCGGTACCGTCGAATTTTCATCGGCCGTGGCGATTGATCGCAAAGTCACAATGATTGCACGGACACTGTCCGATTTGACGTCGCAGTCAACGTCGCTCGACTCGAACGACTTGCAGGACACGTTCACGGCAAGCATTTCGATGATCATGCCTTACGACGCTACGCTCGTGAACGGCACGGTTCTTCAGATCTATATCGACTCGAGCAGCGTCGCCAAAATTAAATGGAGCCAGTCCGCCACCATTGCCAACGGTGCGACGCAGGCCACGCTGACGGCTCCGCCCTCGGCTCTGGCTGCTGGTACCACGGTCACCTCGATGATTCCATCGACGCTCTTGATCCCGAAGACCTACCTCATTTACAGCGAGGCGAGTTACCTCTACACGCCTTCTGTCAAATTTGTTCTGAAGTCGGGCATCACGCTGAGCGATATCTCCTACACGCGGCCGCGCCAGGTCACCTGCGTTCCTTACAACGGCGTACCGTCGCTGCCGTGCCCCCTGAACTAGAAAAAAGGCCGGGCATTGTGCCCGGCCTTTTCTTTTAACTTGTTCGCTCGAGCCGATCGGGGCCGTAAGCGGTAGGCTCAACCGGCGGAACGGAGGTTGTCCGCTGCCGACTTGCCGGAACGGCGGTCGGCCACGATCTCGTAGGAGATCTTCTGACCTTCGCGCAGCGTGCCGAGGCCTGCACGCTCCACAGCGCTGATGTGGACAAACACGTCCTGGCCGCCATCGTCGGGCTGGATGAAGCCGAAGCCTTTGGTCGCGTTAAACCACTTCACGGTTCCCATGCTCATGGGGGTAGTCCCTTCTCAGATAACACAATGTCAGAGCCCGCTCGCGCGGACAGGTTAGATCGAATTTTTGGAAGGGTCGTCAGCGTGTCTGAACCGGCTGTACCGGTGGATGCTAATGTCGTCCGGCCGAAAATCGATTAACTCATTTTATTGGAAACAGAACCCCAAAACAATGCTGACGTGCACGATTTTTTGATCCGCCGTGATGTTCACGGCGGATCAGCATACAGGTCGGAACTTCAGGTCCGCGCTCGCGCGCTGAGCCTCCCGACTAGCGGCGGCGGAACTGGCCGCCGCGCTGTCCGGGGCGCGGAGGGCCGCCCATCCCGCTCGGACGTTCGTCCTTGTGGCGGAAAATCAGCCGGCCCTTTTCGAGGTCATAGGGCGACATCTCAACCGTCACGCGGTCGCCCGCCAGAGTCTTGATGCGGTTCTTCTTCATCTTGCCGGCGGTGTAGGCGACGATCTCGTGTCCGGCGTCGAGCTGCACGCGGTAGCGCGCGTCGGGGAGGATTTCAGTGACCAGTCCTTCGAACTGGATCAGCTCTTCCTTAGCCATGAATTTCTCCAGGTCGTGGACGGCTAGTGCGAATGGGGTTTGCGGTTCGGTTGGCCGTTCGGCCGACTCTCGCGGCGCAAAAAGGCAACGCCTTGTATCCCATCAGACGCCCCGGCGCTATGCGCGGAACGCTGTTCCGGACGGCCGTTTGGCGAAGAATGCGCCTTGCCGCCGGTGTGGTCGCGACGAGGAGCCTTCGAAGCCTTCGGGCCACTGCCGGGCCGTGCGTCAGCACGCCTGGCGTCGCCATGCCGTCCCTCGCCGGGTCTTCCGTCGCCCTGCTTGGCGGCACTGTGGTGGCGCCCGTCCGCATGCCTTTCGTCGGCACGGCGACCGTCACCGTGGCGTCCCTCACCAGACCTTGCGCCTTGCGGACGCTGGCCCGGGCGGCCCGGCCGACCCTGTCGTTGCTGCTGCGGGGGAGGGCCCGCATCCCGGCGGCCGGCGTCGGTGCGGCGATCCTCACGCGGCAGCGCCACTTTGATCAGCCGCTCGATATCGCGGAGATAGCTCAGCTCCTCGCCGCCTGCGACCAGTGAGATCGCGGTACCCTCGGCACCCGCGCGCGCGGTGCGACCGATGCGATGCACATAGGTCTCCGGCACGTTGGGCAGGTCGAAATTGATGACGTGGGTGATGCCGTCGACATCGATGCCGCGGGCGGCGATATCGGTGGCGACCAGCGTGCGGATTTCACCGGTGCGGAACTGGGCAAGCGTCCGTTCGCGATGGTTCTGCGACTTGTTACCGTGGATGGCGCTGGCGGGGATCCCCGCCTTCTCGAGTGTCTTAACGACCTTGTCGGCGCCGTGCTTGGTGCGCGTGAAGACCAGGGCTCGGTTGACCTGCTCCTGCTTCAACAGCTGGGCGAGGAACGCCGGCTTGGCGGAGAAGTCGACCTGGATGATGCGCTGCTGGATGCGCTCCACGGTCGAGGAGACCGGGGTCACCGCGACGCGGGCAGGGTCGCGCAGCATGGCGTCGGCCAGCTCGGCGATGTCCTTCGGCATGGTGGCCGAGAAGAACAGCGTCTGCCGCTTGATCGGCAGCTTGGCGACGATTTTGCGGATGTCGTTGATGAAGCCCATGTCGAGCATGCGGTCGGCTTCGTCGAGCACGAGGAATTCGACGCTTCCAAGCTTCAGTCCGTTGCTCTGCACGAGGTCGAGCAAACGGCCGGGGGTGGCGACCAGCACCTCGACGCCCTGCATCAGCGAGCGGACCTGACGGCCCATCGGCACGCCGCCGATGGCGAGGGTCGAGGACAGGCGGATGTGGCGGCCATAGGCGTTGAAGCTGTCGAGGATTTGGCCGGACAGTTCGCGGGTCGGCGACAGCACCAGGACGCGGGTCGTCTTCGGCTGCGGCTTGATGCGATTCTCGAGCAGGCGGTGCAGGATCGGCAGCGCGAAAGACGCGGTCTTGCCGGTTCCGGTCTGGGCGATGCCGACGACGTCGCGGCCGGTCAGCGCGGTCGGAATCGTCTGGGTCTGGATGGGGGTGGGGGTGACGTAGTTCTCTTCGGTGAGAGCACGAGCGATGGGTTCGGCGAGGCCGAAATCCTGAAACGAAGTCAAAAGGTGGGTTCTTTCCATGTCAAAAGCGGGCGCCCGGCGCATTCGGCGCGGCGCGCGCAAAAGGGTGTCGAGAGGGACACCTGCGTGTTTGGGGTGTCGGATGGCTTGATGGGATGGGGCAAGCCAGACGCCCGTAAGGGCTTAAGAACACGCGGCTCGCAACGGTCTCTGATTCGCAAGAGACCTCGCCCCCCATATGGAACATTGAGGCGGCGCTTTCAAGGCAGGCGCACCACAAATGGCGATCGCGTTGCAGAAATAGTTATGCCGGAAATTTAGCCAGGGTCGGAAATTTGCTTAGAAAATAGCCTGCCTGCCGCATTCGCATACATTTGAATTGCTCAATGTTTAGGCGACGTGGCTATGGCGATGATTGGTTTTCTGTCGATTTTGCCAGCGAAATCAATGGCTTAATATGTGTCTGATCCATGGCACGGTTCTTGCGAATCCGTTAATCGCAGGCGGCCGTTGGGGCCGTTTCGCAGCGTTTTCACGTCTGCGTCAGGGAGATGAGACACTCATGCATAGCAAATCCACTCACGATATAGCGGCGCCATTTAGCCGCCGTGGCGTTCTCGCCGCGACCGCCGGACTGATGCTTGGTCTGGCTTCCATTTCCGGTGCGAAAGCGGCGGACGACACCATCAAGGTCGGCGTGCTTCATTCTCTCTCCGGCACTATGGCCATCAGCGAGACCACGCTAAAGGACACCATCCTCTTCCTGATCGACGAGCAGAACAAGAAGGGCGGCGTCAACGGCAAGAAGCTCGAAGCCGTCGTCGTCGATCCCGCTTCAAACTGGCCGCTGTTCGCCGAGAAGGCGCGCGAGCTGATCACCAAGGACAAGGTCTCGGTCGTGTTCGGCTGCTGGACCTCGGTGTCGCGCAAGTCGGTGCTCCCGGTGTTCAAGGAGCTGAACAGCATCCTGTTCTACCCCGTGCAGTACGAGGGCGAGGAGAGCGAGCGCAACGTGTTCTACACCGGTGCAGCGCCGAACCAGCAGGCGATCCCCGCCGTCGACTATCTGATGAAGGACGAGAAGGTAAAGCGCTGGGTGCTCGCGGGCACCGACTACGTCTATCCGCGCACCACCAACAAGATCCTGGAAGCCTATCTGAAGTCCAAGGGTGTCGCCCAGGAAGACATCATGATCAACTACACGCCGTTCGGTCATTCCGACTGGCAGACGATCGTGGCCGACATCAAGAAGTTCGGCTCGGCCGGCAAGAAGACCGCCGTGGTCTCGACCATCAACGGCGACGCCAACGTACCTTTCTACAAGGAGCTCGGCAACCAGGGCATCAAGGCGAAGGACATCCCGGTCGTCGCGTTCTCGGTGGGTGAGGAAGAACTCGCCGGCATCGACACCAAGCCGCTGCTCGGCCATCTCGCCGCCTGGAACTACTTCCAATCGATCAAGTCGCCGGAGAACGAGAAGTTCATCAAGGCGTGGCAGACCTACACCAAGAATCCGAAGCGCGTGACCAACGATCCGATGGAAGCGCACGTGATCGGCTTCGACATGTGGGTCAAGGCGGTCGAGAAGGTGAAGTCGACCGATCCGGACAAGGTGATCGACGCGCTCCCGGGCATCGAAGCCAAGAACCTGACCGGCGGCACCTCCAAGATGCTTCCGAACCATCACATCACCAAGCCGGTGTTCATTGGCGAAATCAAAGCCAACGGCCAGTTCGACGTGGTGTGGAAGACCCCGGGTCTTGTCGCGGGCGACGCCTGGTCGAAGGAGCTCGACGGCTCCAAGGACCTGGTCGGCGACTGGGTCGGCAAGAAGTGCGGCAACTTCAACACCAAGAGCAACAAGTGCCTCGGTTCGGGTTCCTGATCCGAATCTGACACTTCATTGCATGATCGGAGAAGGCGGCGATCCCGCCGCCTTCTCCACCCTTTTCTGCCGGGGTCTTTCACAGTGCCAGCCAATTTGTCCGCCCGCCTCTGTTCGCTCCTGCTCTCGTTGTTCCTGATCGCGTTCGCACTGCCGGCCTTGGCTGGTCCGTTCGAAGATGCGGTCGCCAAATTCGCCAACGACGATTATTCCGACACGGAAGAGGCGATCGGCGTGGTCGCGAGCAGCGGCAATACGCTGGCCTTTCCGATCATCAGCGCGCTCCAGGACGGCCGGCTGATGGCCGATCCGGACAGCAAGAAGGTTTACGTTACCGGCGCCGACGGCAAGTCGATCGATGCTGCGACCGGTCAGGCCGTGGCCAGTGTGCCCGACAGTGCAAGCGCGGTCCGCCTCAACAACCGCCTGCGCCGCAGCGTCGATGCCGCGATCGGCAGTCTGACGCTGCAGTCACCCGACATCGGAGCGCGGCTCCAGGCGGCGCAATCCGTCTTCAAGTCGCATGAGGAGACGTCGCTCGAAGCCGTCGACGGCGCGCTCGCCAAGGAAACCAACCGATCCGTCAAGGCTGCGCTGGGCGACGCCCGCGCGGCGATCCTGTTGTTCAAGCCTGATGCCACCGAGGTCGAGAAGCTCGAAGCCGTTGCCACCATCAAGGCGCGCGGCGACCAGGAGGCGATGGCGCTTCTCACCGGCATGGGCGACCAGCCGGCCTCGGTGACCAAGGCTGCCGCGAGTGCAATAGGCTCGATCCAGAGTTCGCTCGCGGTCTGGTCGATGGTGCAGAATGCCTGGTACGGCCTCTCGCTCGGTTCGGTGCTGCTGCTTGCAGCGATCGGGCTTGCCATCACGTTCGGCGTGATGGGCGTCATCAACATGGCCCATGGCGAGATGGTGATGATCGGAGCCTACACCACCTTCGTGGTGCAGGAGGTGATCCGCACCCGCTATCCCGGCCTGTTCGACTATTCGCTGCTGATCGCGGTGCCGCTCGCCTTCCTGGTGGCGGGCGCGCTCGGCGTCGTGATCGAGCGCAGCATCATCCGCTTTCTCTATGGCCGTCCGCTGGAGACGCTGCTGGCGACGTGGGGCCTGTCGCTGGTGCTGCAGCAGGCCGTGCGCACCATGTTCGGCCCGACCAACCGCGAGGTCGGCAACCCCTCATGGATGAGCGGCGCATTCGAGCTCGGCCAGATCACGATTACCTATAACCGGCTCTGGATCCTTGTCTTCACGCTCGCGGTGTTCGTCATTCTGCTCGCGATGCTGCGCTACACGGCACTCGGGCTCGAGATGCGCGCGGTCACGCAGAACCGCCGCATGGCGGCTTCGATGGGCATCGCGACCTCGCGTGTCGATGCGTTGACCTTCGGCCTCGGCTCGGGCATTGCCGGCATCGCCGGCGTGGCGCTGTCTCAGATCGACAATGTCAGCCCCAATCTCGGCCAGAGCTACATCATCGACAGCTTCATGGTCGTGGTGTTCGGCGGCGTCGGCAATCTCTGGGGCACGCTGGTCGGCGCCTTCACGCTCGGCATCGCCAACAAATTCCTGGAGCCGGTCGCCGGCGCCGTGCTCGGCAAGATCGCCATCCTCGTTCTCATCATCCTGTTCATTCAAAAACGGCCGCGCGGTCTGTTCGCGCTCAAGGGCCGTGCGGTGGAAGTATGAGTCCTCACATGCTGACGCGATCGCTGGACCGCGGCGCGACGATCTTCCTTGCCGTCGTCGTGGCCTGCGGCATCCTCATCCCGCTCTCCAACCTGCTGCTGCCCGCGGGCTCGTTCCTGCAGGTGCCGACCTATCTGGTCGCGCTCTGGGGCAAATATGTCTGCTACGCCATCCTGGCGCTCTCGATCGACCTGATCTGGGGCTATTGCGGCATCCTTTCGCTCGGCCACGGCGCCTTCTTCGCGCTCGGCGGCTACGCGATGGGCATGTACCTGATGCGGCAGATCGGCAGCCGCGGCGTCTACGGCAACCCGATCCTGCCGGACTTCATGGTGTTCCTGAACTATTCGAAGCTGCCCTGGTACTGGTACGGCTTCGACATGTTCTGGTTTGCCGCGCTGATGGTGCTGATCGTACCGGGGCTGCTCGCCTTTTGCTTCGGCTGGCTCGCCTTCCGCTCCCGCGTCACGGGCGTGTATCTGTCGATCATCACGCAGGCGATGACCTATGCACTGCTGCTCGCCTTCTTCCGCAACGATTTCGGCTTCGGCGGCAACAACGGCATGACCGACTTCAAGGACATTTTGGGCTT
This genomic window contains:
- a CDS encoding pilus assembly protein N-terminal domain-containing protein, which translates into the protein MRKQLLRRHARVCLLVAAAVLASPAAGLAEPTADAIAVNVDQAKLVRLPGKVATIVVGNPMIADVTLQPGGMIVVTGKGYGATNFIALDRGGEILVDRQIQVEGPSDRLVTVYRGIERESYSCMPVCQRRVTLGDSDTYFNNTMSQAGSLSSTASGNAGAGAKTN
- the infA gene encoding translation initiation factor IF-1, translating into MAKEELIQFEGLVTEILPDARYRVQLDAGHEIVAYTAGKMKKNRIKTLAGDRVTVEMSPYDLEKGRLIFRHKDERPSGMGGPPRPGQRGGQFRRR
- a CDS encoding cold-shock protein, giving the protein MSMGTVKWFNATKGFGFIQPDDGGQDVFVHISAVERAGLGTLREGQKISYEIVADRRSGKSAADNLRSAG
- a CDS encoding DEAD/DEAH box helicase, producing the protein MRRAPAFDMERTHLLTSFQDFGLAEPIARALTEENYVTPTPIQTQTIPTALTGRDVVGIAQTGTGKTASFALPILHRLLENRIKPQPKTTRVLVLSPTRELSGQILDSFNAYGRHIRLSSTLAIGGVPMGRQVRSLMQGVEVLVATPGRLLDLVQSNGLKLGSVEFLVLDEADRMLDMGFINDIRKIVAKLPIKRQTLFFSATMPKDIAELADAMLRDPARVAVTPVSSTVERIQQRIIQVDFSAKPAFLAQLLKQEQVNRALVFTRTKHGADKVVKTLEKAGIPASAIHGNKSQNHRERTLAQFRTGEIRTLVATDIAARGIDVDGITHVINFDLPNVPETYVHRIGRTARAGAEGTAISLVAGGEELSYLRDIERLIKVALPREDRRTDAGRRDAGPPPQQQRQGRPGRPGQRPQGARSGEGRHGDGRRADERHADGRHHSAAKQGDGRPGEGRHGDARRADARPGSGPKASKAPRRDHTGGKAHSSPNGRPEQRSAHSAGASDGIQGVAFLRRESRPNGQPNRKPHSH
- a CDS encoding TadE/TadG family type IV pilus assembly protein gives rise to the protein MPSPAPTRFTLLAMLRRFRGSRRGSAAVEFALVAPMFFALLFAIIETALMFLATQVLESASQNSARVLLTGQAQSGSVAACAVSGVSTPCSQTTFKAYVCSQIPALFDCTKLYIDVVSTNSFGALSLTSYGNSCSFNPAGVQYNAGAAGQVVVVRLFYQWPLIVTGLGFNMGCSNKRLLVATAAFKNEPF
- the urtC gene encoding urea ABC transporter permease subunit UrtC, with product MSPHMLTRSLDRGATIFLAVVVACGILIPLSNLLLPAGSFLQVPTYLVALWGKYVCYAILALSIDLIWGYCGILSLGHGAFFALGGYAMGMYLMRQIGSRGVYGNPILPDFMVFLNYSKLPWYWYGFDMFWFAALMVLIVPGLLAFCFGWLAFRSRVTGVYLSIITQAMTYALLLAFFRNDFGFGGNNGMTDFKDILGFNVQAEGTRAALFALSCLALIAGFLICRAIVSSKLGKVLIAVRDAESRTRFLGYRVESYKLFVFTVSACMAGVAGALYVPQVGIINPSEFAPGNSIEAVIWVAVGGRGTLVGAALGAVVVNYAKTFFTSGMLAPYWLFMLGAMFILVTLLLPKGIVGTFNAWWDSSKERREAATIASAAAEDGVTEPKMAEEAQ
- a CDS encoding sterol desaturase family protein, which encodes MSSLPMEIALMLGETIAKVIPTTFALAVVFTVLEHVWACNPGVPWWRKREIVTDICYWFVVPVFARVMRISLLIVGASFVFNIHDADELIAFYDNGHGPLSLLPLWVQAVLFLVLSDFMLYWLHRLFHGGGFWKYHAIHHSSEEISWISAARFHPVNLVLGTIAVDVVLLMAGISPNAMVWLAPFTTFHSAFVHANLNWTFGPFKYVLATPVFHRWHHTSLAEGGDTNFAGTFPIWDVLFGTFRMPAGQLPQDYGKDEATMPKEIGGQLAYPFRR
- the urtA gene encoding urea ABC transporter substrate-binding protein, translated to MHSKSTHDIAAPFSRRGVLAATAGLMLGLASISGAKAADDTIKVGVLHSLSGTMAISETTLKDTILFLIDEQNKKGGVNGKKLEAVVVDPASNWPLFAEKARELITKDKVSVVFGCWTSVSRKSVLPVFKELNSILFYPVQYEGEESERNVFYTGAAPNQQAIPAVDYLMKDEKVKRWVLAGTDYVYPRTTNKILEAYLKSKGVAQEDIMINYTPFGHSDWQTIVADIKKFGSAGKKTAVVSTINGDANVPFYKELGNQGIKAKDIPVVAFSVGEEELAGIDTKPLLGHLAAWNYFQSIKSPENEKFIKAWQTYTKNPKRVTNDPMEAHVIGFDMWVKAVEKVKSTDPDKVIDALPGIEAKNLTGGTSKMLPNHHITKPVFIGEIKANGQFDVVWKTPGLVAGDAWSKELDGSKDLVGDWVGKKCGNFNTKSNKCLGSGS
- a CDS encoding Flp family type IVb pilin codes for the protein MKNLIARFAKDESGATAIEYGLIAAGIALAIITVVNNLGTTLNAKFTSISSSLK
- a CDS encoding TadE/TadG family type IV pilus assembly protein, with product MDSSKPMQPIAHIWRNTGHFVRDFVADKRALAATEFAVIVPLMLVMFFGTVEFSSAVAIDRKVTMIARTLSDLTSQSTSLDSNDLQDTFTASISMIMPYDATLVNGTVLQIYIDSSSVAKIKWSQSATIANGATQATLTAPPSALAAGTTVTSMIPSTLLIPKTYLIYSEASYLYTPSVKFVLKSGITLSDISYTRPRQVTCVPYNGVPSLPCPLN
- the urtB gene encoding urea ABC transporter permease subunit UrtB — encoded protein: MPANLSARLCSLLLSLFLIAFALPALAGPFEDAVAKFANDDYSDTEEAIGVVASSGNTLAFPIISALQDGRLMADPDSKKVYVTGADGKSIDAATGQAVASVPDSASAVRLNNRLRRSVDAAIGSLTLQSPDIGARLQAAQSVFKSHEETSLEAVDGALAKETNRSVKAALGDARAAILLFKPDATEVEKLEAVATIKARGDQEAMALLTGMGDQPASVTKAAASAIGSIQSSLAVWSMVQNAWYGLSLGSVLLLAAIGLAITFGVMGVINMAHGEMVMIGAYTTFVVQEVIRTRYPGLFDYSLLIAVPLAFLVAGALGVVIERSIIRFLYGRPLETLLATWGLSLVLQQAVRTMFGPTNREVGNPSWMSGAFELGQITITYNRLWILVFTLAVFVILLAMLRYTALGLEMRAVTQNRRMAASMGIATSRVDALTFGLGSGIAGIAGVALSQIDNVSPNLGQSYIIDSFMVVVFGGVGNLWGTLVGAFTLGIANKFLEPVAGAVLGKIAILVLIILFIQKRPRGLFALKGRAVEV